The Barnesiella intestinihominis YIT 11860 DNA window CCGAATGGTTCGACATTTGGGCACGTGGAGAAAACCTCTTGGCACAACGATACGAAATAAATGCCGGATACCCCATGCCCAAAGCTACAATCATGGCCGGTATAAACGTAAAATTTTAATTTCTTTCATTCACACACATATATGAAAAAGTACATCAATATCGCCCTATGCGCTTTCTTATCCGCCCTTATAGGGATAAGCTGTAACACCCGCGCTCAAAATTCGGAAACTCAACTTTCCAAAAAGGACAATGAAACGCCAAAAGTATATATGTTCAAAGAGATTTCCCCCGAGAACTTAGTGAAAATATACGAAGCGTTGAACCGTAAAGCGACCGGAAAAGTCGCAGTAAAACTATCTACCGGAGAACCGGGTGGTCATAACTTCTTGCAACCAGCTCTTATCAAAGACCTCGTACAGAAGGTAAACGGAACGATCGTCGAATGTAACACGGCCTACGGGGGTGGAAGAGCCGACACAGAAAGTCATCTGAAAGCTGCTGCCGACCACGGTTTCACGGCTATCGCCCCTGTCGACATCATGGATTCGGAAGGAGAAACAGCCCTACCCGTACACGGCGGTAAGCACCTTAAAGAGAATTATGTGGGAGCCCATTACCCGAACTACGACTTTACCATAATCCTCTCTCATTTCAAAGGCCATGCTATGGGAGGATTCGGCGGAGCAATAAAAAACATGTCCATCGGCATCGCTTCATCTACCGGAAAAGCATGGATACATTCTGCCGGGAAAACCAAAGGGAACCCGTGGGAAAACCTGCCTGCACAAGACGATTTCTTGGAATCGATGGCCGAAGCCGCCAAATCGGTGGCTGAACATTGCGGTGAGAAAATCATTTATATAAGTGTAGCCAATAACCTATCTGTGGATTGCGACTGCGATGCCTCCCCCGAAGATCCGAAAATGGGCGACATAGGTATCCTCGCATCACTCGACCCGGTCGCTCTCGACAAGGCTTGTACCGATTTGGTGAGAGCATCGGAAGACCACGGAAAAATCCACCTCATCGAACGTATCGATTCCCGTCACGGTATGCATACGTTGGAATACGGGGAACAAATAGGTTTGGGCAGTCAAAAATACGAACTGGTAAAACTGGATTAATAACAATAAATAATAAACGACTATGCAAACGACCACGGCAAAACTCTATTCCTTAGAGTATAACAATGCGAGAACCTACGGTTTTTCCGCCTTGTTCATAGCGGGGAATATTCTTCTTCCCCAATTGTGTCATACGATTCATCTGGGTGGCCCCATGCTATTGCCCATCTATTTCTTCACGCTTATCGGAGCCTATAAATACGGGTGGCGCGTGGGATTGCTCACGGCAGTACTCTCGCCCTTCATAAACTCCATGCTGTTCGGGATGCCTCTACCCGAAGTCCTACCCGCGATTCTCTCCAAATCGATATTGTTGGCCGCAGCCGCCGGATATGCCGCATATCGATTCGGGAAAGTCTCTCTACTCATCTTGACGGGAGTCGTACTCTCCTATCAAGTAGCAGGGAGCCTTGTAGAATGGGCTATTGCAGGTAATTTTTTCACCGCCATACAAGATTTTCGAATAGGCATTCCCGGCATGCTTCTGCAAATATTCGGGGGTTATATCGTTTTAAGACTAATGACCAAATAATAAAACCGAACCTATTCGCATTGTGCGAGTAAAGGAAGAGGAAGTATGACGACAATACAGAGAGGAAAGCCCAATAAAAGGCGATTCTGAGAGAGGCAAGCAGTATTCCTATTTCAGAATTTCCCCTGCCGTGTCCCAGCATTACGGGGAATGACTGCACAGGAGAGGAGAAAATTAAAGATATTAATTCAAATAGCTTCTAACCCTTTTACTCAGAGTACTTCTGTATGCGTGGTCAGAAACTGTCATTTTTTAATGGGGTTGTGTCGATGTTTTGACACAACCCCATTTTCTATATTGGATTCTACCCAAATAATATTCTGTTATAAAATTGTTCCCGACGATCGTTACGGTTCTGTCGTTTCCTCCGGAGTAATCGTCACCACATCGACACTGTTTTTGTGCCCGTAGAAAGGACTCTGAGGTTTATAAGTGGTATTGGGCTCCCCGGTTCTGTCATTGATGTAATAAACGTTTTGAGCCGGGTTGCAATTATTGATTTCTATGGCTGCCGACCAACTGATGTTAATTCCACCGTCGCCAATATTCCCTATAAAACCTGATGATGACGAAATACTCGAATAACGTATATAGACATTTTCCGTCTGACAATCATCAAACGATACGCCTCGATCGCCCAACACTTGTCCGACAAGACCACCGGCCTGATATCCCGTGAGATGTACATCTGTCGCAGAACAGTTTTTTAAAGCGGCGACTCTATTCCCGACACTTCCTCCGCCGGAACCAATCCAACCGACCAGACCACCGAGATTTTGAGAAGGAGTGGCAGACGACTTAATCTGTATGTGTCTGACGTGTACATTCTCGAACTTGCTGTTCATACTCCACTGATTACCTCCGGTATAACCGATACACCCTGCAAAATAAGAGAACTCTTTGCTGTGATCGACGGGTTCTCCGTCTACATCTTTTACCGGGAACTCCGCATGGGCAAGACCATTGATCGTTATATTTTCGAAAGTAAGGTTCTTCATGATTCCGTCGAATTTACCCCATACGCCGGTATATGCATTATATCTATCCAAAACAAATGAACCCAGCTTATACTCATAGACCGCCCCGAACTTCCCGCTCATGGAAAAATTGCGCAACGTGTGACCTTGTCCGTCGACCGTATATGTCCTACCGCTGGAACCGGGATAAATCGGGCTCCACTCGACACCGCTCATATCTATATCGTTGCAGATACGCAAGGTAAAACCGGGGGTAGCCGTAAGCATATCATCGATATGAGTAGGCAGCCAAGCAAACTCTTCTCTCGTATAGACCGAATAGGTATTGGTCTGTTCATCGTAAGCCGGTTGAGAAGGTGTGATTTCCTCCGGATTCCACCATTCTTCGCCCTCGATCCATTCGTTCTTGAAACCTTCTTGGATATTTACATCTATCGTTCCGCCCACAGTCAACAGATTTCCCAAAATCGTAGTGAGATAATTCCTTTGTACGGGTATATTGGTTGTAAAATCTTTTGTAACGACCGGGGCTGTTCCTTTCAACATCTCCAAACTGAAATGTATGGCACGTTGCTCGTCGCCGGTAATGAGATAGTCGATTACCAACGTACGGTTATTCGCAGTAGCATCATATCCCCCTTCATAAAATTTATCACCTGTTTCATCTTGCATAATCGCTGCGGTATAAACCTCCGAACTTTCGGCATCGGCACTACCGACAGCCTCGCCGGTAACGGCATTTAAAGCAGAGAATCGTACACAATCGTGATAAGCGACCTTGAAATTATCGGGCATCTCCATGCCTTCGGATGCCCAATCGGTGGTAATCACACGA harbors:
- a CDS encoding DUF362 domain-containing protein; translation: MKKYINIALCAFLSALIGISCNTRAQNSETQLSKKDNETPKVYMFKEISPENLVKIYEALNRKATGKVAVKLSTGEPGGHNFLQPALIKDLVQKVNGTIVECNTAYGGGRADTESHLKAAADHGFTAIAPVDIMDSEGETALPVHGGKHLKENYVGAHYPNYDFTIILSHFKGHAMGGFGGAIKNMSIGIASSTGKAWIHSAGKTKGNPWENLPAQDDFLESMAEAAKSVAEHCGEKIIYISVANNLSVDCDCDASPEDPKMGDIGILASLDPVALDKACTDLVRASEDHGKIHLIERIDSRHGMHTLEYGEQIGLGSQKYELVKLD
- a CDS encoding DUF6562 domain-containing protein, with protein sequence MKKSYYFLAGMALLGLMTGCSNELDEPGANPNGDAVRIMFEAPEALQVTRAVTGTNSAQGGLTNVDWSKYDLRYQVAVYSEDGATLLVAPQTQVVDTYGPVSFEFRLTPNNTYKFVAWADFVKQGETSDLHYNTSDFTDISIKDGLDAQLNDESRDAYFFMKNISVTQTFGETMTLKRPFAKLRVITTDWASEGMEMPDNFKVAYHDCVRFSALNAVTGEAVGSADAESSEVYTAAIMQDETGDKFYEGGYDATANNRTLVIDYLITGDEQRAIHFSLEMLKGTAPVVTKDFTTNIPVQRNYLTTILGNLLTVGGTIDVNIQEGFKNEWIEGEEWWNPEEITPSQPAYDEQTNTYSVYTREEFAWLPTHIDDMLTATPGFTLRICNDIDMSGVEWSPIYPGSSGRTYTVDGQGHTLRNFSMSGKFGAVYEYKLGSFVLDRYNAYTGVWGKFDGIMKNLTFENITINGLAHAEFPVKDVDGEPVDHSKEFSYFAGCIGYTGGNQWSMNSKFENVHVRHIQIKSSATPSQNLGGLVGWIGSGGGSVGNRVAALKNCSATDVHLTGYQAGGLVGQVLGDRGVSFDDCQTENVYIRYSSISSSSGFIGNIGDGGINISWSAAIEINNCNPAQNVYYINDRTGEPNTTYKPQSPFYGHKNSVDVVTITPEETTEP